The proteins below are encoded in one region of Triticum aestivum cultivar Chinese Spring chromosome 1B, IWGSC CS RefSeq v2.1, whole genome shotgun sequence:
- the LOC123086750 gene encoding epsin-1-like, with product MAALFTTKLGRQASGYLQDKYKQARLALGDVTPAELAVQEATNDDACVPDAKTLASIAEAAFDIDDYWRIANVLHRRLGCVHDWKEWRPVYKALVVLEFLLTHGPEELPGDFLPDMQALRDLRGFTYTDDKGFDWGASMQRRADSVVGLLTDADRLKDARQRVRSLSFSHDGGSPTSSVASSASSRASRGTWSFASSSPHYSDSPTFVCLCGPNVDYRHDKKFDAYTADDKRDLVDDQEVDDYPTPHSQGSWLEESTPLSGSPVSCGSARSAGGGRRASGFNSLSQPERRNSSKKLQRQLSLHY from the exons ATGGCCGCATTGTTCACGACGAAGCTAGGGCGTCAGGCGTCCGGGTACCTGCAGGACAAGTACAAGCAGGCGAGGCTCGCCCTCGGCGACGTCACGCCGGCAGAGCT GGCTGTGCAGGAGGCGACCAACGACGACGCGTGCGTCCCGGACGCCAAGACGCTGGCGTCCATCGCGGAGGCGGCCTTCGACATCGACGACTACTGGCGGATCGCCAACGTGCTCCACCGCCGCCTCGGCTGCGTCCACGACTGGAAGGAGTGGCGGCCCGTGTACAAGGCGCTCGtcgtcctcgagttcctcctcACCCACGGCCCCGAGGAGCTCCCCGGGGACTTCCTCCCGGACATGCAGGCCCTGCGCGACCTCCGCGGCTTCACCTACACCGACGACAAGGGCTTCGACTGGGGCGCCTCCATGCAGCGCCGCGCCGACAGCGTCGTCGGCCTCCTCACCGACGCCGACCGCCTCAAGGACGCGCGCCAGAGGGTCCGCTCCCTCTCCTTCTCCCACGACGGCGGCAGCCCCACCTCCTCCGTCGCCTCCTcggcctcctcgcgggcctcccgCGGCACCTGGTccttcgcctcctcctcgccgcacTACTCCGATAGCCCCACCTTCGTCTGCCTCTGCGGCCCTAATGTCGACTACCGCCATGACAAGAAGTTCGACGCCTACACCGCCGACGACAAGCGTGATCTCGTCGACGACCAGGAGGTCGACGACTACCCGACTCCGCACAGCCAAGGAAGCTGGCTCGAGGAATCCACCCCCTTGTCCGGCTCCCCGGTCAGCTGCGGCAGCGCCAGAAGCGCCGGCGGTGGCAGGAGGGCGTCCGGATTCAATAGCTTGTCTCAGCCTGAGAGAAGGAACAGCAGCAAGAAGCTCCAGCGCCAGCTTTCCTTGCACTATTAA